CCAACAAATATTTAGCATCATTTCTAGAACTAATAGTTGTAGAGTTTACACCTTTCATATCACATAGTAAAAAAAAAGCGATTTGGAATCAACATACTGGAACTTTTCCTTCAATAAGCTCTGAGGAAAATTTATCGATGTTAGCTAATTCATTTAGCACTATATCCTCAACTTGACTTGATATATCACTCATCTTAACTCCTTCTTCCAATACTAGCTGAGTAGAAGCCATCTCAGGTTCATTTATTGGCTTGCCGATTTGGCTTAAAAGCCAGACATATGATTCACGTACGCCAGAAATACCCTCATATATTTTATTTGCAATTCGATAAGTAAGTAAATTGTAAATTTTTCCAACATGATTAACTGGATTCTTTCCTGCTGCAGCCTCTGAACAGGTAGGTCGATTTAAAGGAATGATCCCATTAACGCGGTTGCCTCTTCCGACTTGACCGCAATCACCTCCATCAGCTGATGTACCAAGCACTGTTAAAAATAGGCCTGCTGTTCCTCGTCCTTCCTTATCAGCGGTATTAAGAAATATCTCAGTTTTATCGTCTATCCTTGAACTAACAAAATTCTTAATCTCTTCTAGAATTTCATCCTTCTTTGTAAAATAGTCCTTCTCATTATTTATGAATCTGTCAACAATTGCCATTCCGATCGTTAAAGTCAATTCATTATCTTTCCTTGATCCCATAACCTTGATATCTTCTCCGGACTCAGGAAATTGCTTATTAAAATCACTTCCGTTTAAGAACCTCTCAGTTTCAAGTACAATACTCTCTACCTTTGTTAAAGGTGCAAAACCGACAGCTGCGGATGTATCATTTGCACCAAGAAATTTCCCACCTCGCTTAAAAATATCTGCTAATGCCTCAGAACCTCTCTTGAGCTCTACTTGATAGTTAACGTGCTCACTGGGATCTACATATCTTAAATTCCTTTTAATCCAATCTTTTGTAGTTGATATGGCCATTTCTTCAATTGGAATTGTTTCGTCACCGACTTTGAAAGTAGCCCTATCTCCAAAGACGATCAGAATTGGTTTTAGAATTTTACCGCCACCAAAATTAACATTTGTTTCCCCTGCTATCAGCATGCCTTTATCCACGTTATGATGCATTATCGCACCGAATTTATTCAGATATTCCTTAGATAAAGACAGTGAGATCTCATTCATTATAGCATCGCATATAGAGTCTGGATGGCCCAATCCCTTCCTTTCAACTATTTCAGTTCTTTGTTCTTCAATCGTTTTCCTATTTAGTTCCTCAACAATTATTCCTGACAAGCCAATTCATCCTACTTGTACTTTCCTAAACAGATTAATTATTCCTTAATTAAAGATATTGATGATAAAAAAATTCCTAAAAGAAAGTTCCTTAAGTTTATAATCCTAATAAAATCAAATATCGGTTGGTATCAAAATGAAAAAATCCTTGAAAAGGCTTAGGATGAATAAAGTAATCAACGCTACAATTTTAGCTATTTTACTTTGTTCTTCATCTTTCCTTACAACATTATGTTATTCTTATTCTCAAGATATAGGGCAATGGGAATCTAATGGTCCAAGAGTGGATGAAATTTTCTTCTCTATAATACTAAGTCCTGATCCACAGAAGATAGCCTTGAAAACCGGTGAGGTCCAGATGATGCCTGATCTTATAAGACCTATAGATATAGAAGAACTTGCTGAGGATCCCAATATTAAATTATTCATGACTCCGGGATTGCATATGTTCTATCTATGTTTCAATATGCGAAGAGAACCCTTTGATGATCCTGATTTT
This region of Candidatus Bathyarchaeota archaeon genomic DNA includes:
- a CDS encoding methionine adenosyltransferase; its protein translation is MSGIIVEELNRKTIEEQRTEIVERKGLGHPDSICDAIMNEISLSLSKEYLNKFGAIMHHNVDKGMLIAGETNVNFGGGKILKPILIVFGDRATFKVGDETIPIEEMAISTTKDWIKRNLRYVDPSEHVNYQVELKRGSEALADIFKRGGKFLGANDTSAAVGFAPLTKVESIVLETERFLNGSDFNKQFPESGEDIKVMGSRKDNELTLTIGMAIVDRFINNEKDYFTKKDEILEEIKNFVSSRIDDKTEIFLNTADKEGRGTAGLFLTVLGTSADGGDCGQVGRGNRVNGIIPLNRPTCSEAAAGKNPVNHVGKIYNLLTYRIANKIYEGISGVRESYVWLLSQIGKPINEPEMASTQLVLEEGVKMSDISSQVEDIVLNELANIDKFSSELIEGKVPVC